Proteins from one Physeter macrocephalus isolate SW-GA chromosome 16, ASM283717v5, whole genome shotgun sequence genomic window:
- the CFAP68 gene encoding cilia- and flagella-associated protein 68 isoform X1 has product MTATHCYCCSEFLQREFLTSFLTNPHCGSLINADGHAEVWTDWNDMSKFFQYGWRCTTNEDAYSNRTLMGNWNQERYDVKSIVQPKPLPSQFGHYFETTYDTSYNNKIPLSTHRFKREPHWFPGHQPELVPPPYKCTEKSTYMSSYSEPQIEHHSVCVWNPHNCQFQRP; this is encoded by the exons AGAGAGTTCCTCACCTCTTTCCTTACAAACCCACACTGTGGCAGCCTCATTAATGCAGATGGCCATGCTGAAGTGTGGACAGATTGGAATGATATGTCCAAGTTTTTCCAGTATGGATGGAGATGCACCACTAATGAAGATGCCTATTCAAACCGTACCCTCATGGGCAACTGGAACCAGGAAAGATATGACGTAAAGAGCATCGTGCAGCCCAAACCCTTGCCTTCCCAG tttgGACACTATTTTGAAACGACATATGATACAAGCtacaacaacaaaataccactTTCAACCCATA gGTTTAAGCGAGAGCCTCACTGGTTCCCAGGACATCAACCTGAGCTGGTTCCTCCTCCGTACAAATGCACAGAAAAGTCAACTTACATGAGTAGCTATTCAGAGCCTCAAATTGAGcatcactctgtgtgtgtgtggaatccTCATAACTGCCAATTTCAGAGGCCATGA